One genomic window of Raphanus sativus cultivar WK10039 unplaced genomic scaffold, ASM80110v3 Scaffold1692, whole genome shotgun sequence includes the following:
- the LOC108821886 gene encoding peroxisome biogenesis protein 7-like, protein MPVFKAPFNGYSVKFSPFYESRLAVATAQNFGILGNGKIHVLELSPGPPGVAESVSFDTADAVYDVAWSESHDSVLVAALGDGSVKIYDTALPPPSNPVRSFQEHAREVHSADYNPTRRDSFLTASWDDTVKLWAVDRPASIRTFKEHAYCVYQAVWNPKHGDVFASASGDCTVRIWDVREPGSTMIIPGHDFEILSCDWNKYDDCVLATSSVDKTIKVWDVRSYRAPLAVLNGHGYAVRKVKFSPHRRSLVASCSYDMSVCLWDYMVEDALVGRYDHHTEFAVGIDMSVLVEGLMASTGWDELVYVWQQGMDPRAS, encoded by the coding sequence ATGCCGGTGTTCAAGGCGCCGTTCAACGGCTACTCAGTGAAATTCAGCCCCTTCTACGAGTCGCGCCTCGCCGTCGCCACCGCACAGAACTTCGGGATCCTCGGAAACGGCAAGATCCACGTCCTCGAGCTCTCCCCGGGCCCTCCCGGCGTCGCCGAGTCCGTCTCCTTCGACACCGCCGACGCCGTCTACGACGTCGCCTGGTCCGAGTCCCACGACTCCGTCCTCGTGGCCGCCCTCGGAGACGGCTCCGTCAAGATCTACGACACCGCCCTCCCGCCTCCCTCCAACCCCGTACGATCCTTCCAGGAGCACGCGCGTGAGGTCCACTCGGCTGACTACAACCCCACGCGCCGCGACTCTTTCCTCACGGCGTCGTGGGACGACACCGTGAAGCTCTGGGCCGTTGATCGGCCCGCGAGCATCAGGACGTTCAAGGAGCACGCCTACTGCGTCTACCAGGCCGTGTGGAACCCGAAGCACGGCGACGTGTTCGCCTCGGCGTCGGGAGACTGCACGGTGAGGATATGGGACGTGCGGGAGCCTGGATCCACCATGATCATCCCCGGGCACGATTTTGAGATACTGTCGTGTGATTGGAACAAGTATGATGATTGTGTTCTGGCGACTTCGTCGGTGGATAAGACGATTAAGGTGTGGGATGTGAGGAGTTATAGGGCTCCCTTGGCTGTGCTTAATGGGCATGGGTATGCGGTGAGGAAGGTGAAGTTCTCGCCGCATAGGAGGAGTTTGGTGGCTTCTTGCTCGTATGATATGAGTGTTTGTCTGTGGGACTATATGGTGGAGGATGCGTTGGTGGGGAGGTATGATCATCATACCGAGTTTGCTGTTGGGATTGATATGAGTGTTTTGGTGGAGGGTTTGATGGCGAGTACTGGTTGGGACGAGCTTGTCTATGTTTGGCAGCAGGGGATGGATCCGAGAGCGAGTTAA
- the LOC108821028 gene encoding uncharacterized protein LOC108821028 gives MKETIRCCIACILPCGALDVIRIVHSNGHVEEISGTITAGEVMKAHPKHVLKKPSSSPSDHDQERGDLISATKIVIVPPEAELQRGKIYFLMPAAKSDKRNAKAVKKRSQTRRHGGEVDDSGNDKSYDKDVSPLISDRYLTEILSEKIATQKDRRKGRVGVWRPHLESINED, from the coding sequence ATGAAGGAGACAATCAGATGCTGCATCGCCTGCATCCTACCGTGCGGAGCTTTGGACGTGATCCGCATCGTACACTCGAACGGTCACGTAGAGGAGATCAGTGGAACAATCACAGCCGGCGAAGTAATGAAGGCACACCCGAAGCACGTACTCAAGAAACCCTCTTCTTCACCGTCTGATCATGATCAAGAACGTGGTGATCTAATCTCAGCCACAAAGATCGTCATCGTCCCTCCGGAAGCTGAGCTCCAACGTGGCAAGATTTACTTCCTCATGCCTGCAGCTAAATCTGATAAACGTAATGCAAAAGCCGTCAAGAAGCGGTCACAGACTCGTCGGCATGGTGGAGAAGTTGATGATAGTGGTAATGATAAAAGTTACGACAAGGATGTGTCACCGTTGATCTCTGATCGGTACTTGACGGAGATACTGTCGGAAAAAATCGCGACTCAGAAAGATCGGAGAAAGGGACGCGTTGGCGTTTGGAGGCCGCACTTAGAAAGCATAAATGAAGATTGA
- the LOC108819798 gene encoding uncharacterized protein LOC108819798, whose translation MFRSLTGLFKLPPRNHPLIHFRLFSSSVTTPYLLLGTTLKTNHPDGSDVRDVLLFDPTKEEMLTVPDITFPEDLAGSRQIGSARGWGIFSNDNDRTLCISDIYTSLGPKSTLSTIPLPSLVAVHSNQTNAVWNVAMSSSPSEQDCVVAVKLLDRQLSLCRPHSDMRWTNVGEILAENNLQKLENSSLMYSRRERRFYLPGPGGNSLYSWDLHLKKNRLPSFHELLFRDLPELDDSEWKLLGWCCRTEHLVELASTDERFLVKWYAQRFFSSSHEGSNYTTRRFMVFRENKMTEGRYMHYTEDIGDVCIFISMSEAFCVEASSCSGLKPNSIYFIGHGFGIYNIADTTIHHFQAPEGAPTSFKDPYWLPPSRI comes from the exons ATGTTTCGGAGTCTCACCGGACTCTTCAAACTCCCTCCTCGTAACCATCCCCTC ATACACTTTCGTCTCTTTTCATCTTCCGTAACCACTCCATATCTATTACTCGGCACTACGTTAAAGACCAATCATCCGGACGGTAGTGACGTCAGAGATGTCCTCTTGTTTGATCCGACAAAAGAAGAGATGCTCACAGTTCCCGACATAACGTTCCCCGAAGATCTCGCTGGTTCGAGACAGATAGGAAGCGCACGTGGATGGGGAATATTCTCTAACGACAATGACCGTACCCTATGTATCAGCGACATTTACACTTCCTTGGGTCCCAAGTCAACCCTCTCAACGATCCCTCTGCCTTCGCTCGTCGCAGTGCACTCTAACCAAACAAACGCCGTCTGGAACGTGGCGATGTCGTCTTCTCCTAGCGAGCAAGACTGTGTCGTGGCCGTAAAGCTGTTGGATAGGCAGCTTAGTCTGTGTAGACCGCACAGTGACATGCGTTGGACTAACGTCGGGGAGATTCTTGCTGAGAATAACTTGCAGAAGCTGGAGAACTCGAGTCTGATGTATTCCAGGAGAGAGCGTAGATTCTACCTGCCTGGTCCCGGAGGCAATTCGTTGTACTCGTGGGATCTTCATTTGAAGAAGAACAGACTCCCTAGCTTCCATGAGTTGTTGTTCAGAGACCTTCCTGAGTTGGATGATTCCGAGTGGAAGCTTTTGGGTTGGTGTTGCAGGACGGAACACCTGGTTGAGTTAGCCTCCACTGACGAACGTTTTCTTGTCAAATG GTACGCACAGCGCTTCTTCTCGTCGAGTCATGAAGGAAGTAACTACACGACGAGGAGGTTCATGGTGTTTAGAGAGAATAAGATGACGGAAGGAAGATACATGCATTACACCGAGGACATTGGAGATGTGTGCATATTTATTTCAATGAGCGAGGCTTTCTGCGTCGAGGCTAGTTCTTGTTCCGGTCTGAAGCCTAACTCCATATACTTTATAGGTCATGGGTTTGGTATTTACAATATAGCTGATACAACAATACATCATTTTCAAGCTCCTGAAGGTGCACCGACTTCTTTCAAAGACCCTTACTGGCTTCCTCCATCTCGTATATAG
- the LOC108821890 gene encoding uncharacterized protein At2g34160-like encodes MEGITEGVNNMSLAVDSQKKNRIQVSNTKKPLFFYVNLAKRYMQQYADVELSALGMAIATVVTVAEILKNSGFAVEKKIMTSTVDIKDGARGRPVQKPKIEITLAKSEKFDELMAAANEDKEAAEAQEQN; translated from the exons ATGGAAGGGATCACGGAAGGAGTTAACAACATGAGCTTGGCCGTTGATTCGCAGAAGAAGAATCGgattcaagtttccaacactAAGAAACCATTGTTCTTCTACGTCAATCTCGCCAAG AGGTACATGCAGCAGTACGCAGATGTGGAGTTGTCTGCACTTGGAatgg CCATTGCGACTGTTGTTACCGTAGCTGAGATATTGAAGAACAGCGGGTTTGCTGTTGAAAAGA AGATCATGACTTCGACTGTGGATATCAAGGACGGTGCAAGGGGTCGTCCTGTGCAGAAACCCAAG ATTGAGATAACGCTCGCCAAGTCTGAGAAGTTTGATGAATTAATGGCTGCGGCCAACGAAGACAAGGAGGCTGCAGAAGCTCAAGAGCAGAactga